A single Sphingopyxis chilensis DNA region contains:
- a CDS encoding amidohydrolase family protein, which yields MRALLLSIALLSAPAFAQDAVVDTHVHLHKGEASLAEYRAQLKAANQPVAAFGAMWFGGPNQALAGNPADIASRNDALIALAAKNPDMIAIATVHPYDGEAALAEVDRVAARGVRLLKIHPHTQKFDAADPRVLTLVKRAGDKGMTVVMDNASIVPADNEKLFNLALAAPKTKFIFGHMGGLAFRFWNILALARTAENLFADNIYFDLSASVILAADSPIEEEYVWTIRNVGVDHVLLASDFPQISLPKTLEAFAKLDLTDAERAKIRSGNARKLLGL from the coding sequence ATGCGAGCCCTGCTGCTTTCGATCGCCTTGCTTTCGGCGCCTGCCTTCGCGCAGGACGCTGTCGTCGACACCCACGTCCACCTGCACAAGGGCGAAGCGTCGCTCGCCGAATATCGGGCGCAGCTAAAGGCGGCGAACCAGCCCGTCGCGGCTTTCGGCGCGATGTGGTTCGGCGGCCCGAATCAGGCGCTCGCGGGCAATCCGGCGGACATAGCCAGTCGCAATGACGCCCTGATCGCGCTCGCTGCGAAGAACCCCGACATGATCGCGATCGCGACGGTCCACCCCTATGACGGCGAGGCTGCGCTGGCCGAGGTCGACCGCGTCGCCGCGCGCGGTGTCCGCCTGCTCAAGATCCATCCGCATACGCAGAAATTCGACGCCGCCGATCCGCGCGTGCTGACGCTCGTCAAGCGCGCGGGCGACAAGGGAATGACGGTCGTGATGGACAATGCGAGCATCGTCCCCGCCGATAACGAGAAGCTCTTCAACCTCGCGCTCGCGGCGCCGAAGACGAAGTTCATCTTCGGCCATATGGGCGGGCTCGCCTTCCGCTTCTGGAACATCCTTGCGCTCGCGCGCACCGCTGAAAATCTCTTCGCCGACAATATCTATTTCGACCTTTCGGCGAGCGTGATCCTCGCCGCCGATTCGCCGATCGAAGAAGAATATGTCTGGACGATCCGCAACGTCGGGGTCGATCATGTGCTGCTCGCATCGGACTTCCCGCAAATTTCGCTGCCCAAGACGCTGGAGGCCTTCGCCAAGCTCGATCTCACCGATGCGGAGCGCGCGAAGATCCGCTCGGGCAACGCCCGCAAGCTGCTTGGACTCTGA
- a CDS encoding sulfatase-like hydrolase/transferase, with translation MKRKWVALGALLLAGAGGYWAFEANKYRLPGVLQDWNDPVQPHRAISWQQGPANPPEGKRPPNIILIVADDLGYNDISLNGGGVAGVVKTPNIDALAREGVNFTTAYAANATCSPSRAAMMTGRYPTRFGFEYTAVPVEFAENLAHGEGVGPHRAIFHDELITPDIPAYPDMGVPASEVTIAEAVKAAGYHTLHIGKWHLGESPKLQPQAQGFDESLAILAGAAMFLPEDDPDTVNAKLPWDPIDRFIWANLRHAVTFNGSKRFHPKGHMTDYFADEAIKAIEANRNRPFFMYLAFNAPHTPLQATKADYDRLPQIKDHKARVYGAMIAQLDRRIGDVMAKLKDAGIDDNTLVMFTSDNGGAWYNGIQGLNAPFRGWKATFFEGGIRTPLFMRWPGGIAAGTQRADVTGHLDIFATIAAAGGAKLPEDRTIDSENILATPAKRPAMFWRSGDYRAVRAGDWKLQVTKRPEKARLYNLAADPTERHDLAASDPQRVAALRALIEAQNKGMAKPIWPGLVEGPIRIDVPLDAPWKDGQDYIYWTN, from the coding sequence ATGAAGAGAAAATGGGTCGCCCTCGGCGCATTGTTACTGGCCGGCGCGGGCGGATATTGGGCCTTTGAGGCGAATAAATACCGGCTGCCCGGCGTTCTTCAGGACTGGAACGACCCGGTGCAGCCCCATCGCGCGATCAGCTGGCAGCAAGGCCCCGCCAACCCGCCGGAGGGCAAGCGCCCGCCGAATATCATCCTGATCGTCGCCGATGATTTGGGTTACAACGACATCAGCCTCAATGGCGGCGGGGTGGCGGGGGTCGTCAAGACGCCGAACATCGACGCGCTCGCGCGCGAGGGCGTCAATTTTACCACCGCCTATGCCGCGAACGCGACCTGTTCGCCGTCGCGCGCGGCGATGATGACCGGGCGCTATCCGACACGCTTCGGCTTCGAATATACGGCGGTTCCCGTCGAGTTCGCCGAAAATCTCGCGCATGGGGAGGGCGTCGGCCCGCACCGGGCGATCTTCCACGACGAGCTGATCACCCCCGACATTCCCGCCTATCCCGACATGGGCGTCCCCGCGAGCGAGGTGACGATCGCCGAGGCGGTGAAGGCGGCGGGTTATCACACGCTTCACATCGGTAAATGGCATCTGGGCGAGTCGCCCAAACTCCAGCCGCAGGCCCAGGGCTTCGACGAAAGCCTCGCGATCCTCGCGGGCGCGGCGATGTTCCTTCCCGAGGACGACCCGGACACGGTCAACGCCAAGCTGCCGTGGGACCCGATCGACCGCTTCATCTGGGCGAACCTTCGCCACGCGGTCACGTTCAACGGCAGCAAGCGTTTCCATCCCAAGGGGCATATGACCGACTATTTCGCTGACGAGGCGATCAAGGCGATCGAGGCGAACCGGAACCGGCCTTTCTTCATGTACCTAGCCTTCAACGCCCCGCATACGCCCTTGCAGGCGACGAAGGCCGATTACGACCGGCTGCCGCAGATCAAGGATCACAAGGCACGCGTCTATGGCGCGATGATCGCGCAGCTCGACCGCCGCATCGGCGACGTGATGGCAAAGCTGAAAGATGCGGGGATCGACGACAATACGCTCGTCATGTTCACCAGCGACAACGGCGGCGCCTGGTATAACGGGATCCAGGGCCTGAACGCGCCGTTCCGCGGCTGGAAGGCGACCTTCTTCGAAGGCGGCATCCGCACGCCGCTCTTCATGCGCTGGCCGGGCGGGATCGCGGCGGGGACGCAGCGCGCCGATGTCACCGGCCATCTCGATATCTTCGCGACGATTGCCGCGGCGGGCGGCGCGAAACTGCCGGAGGACCGGACGATCGACAGCGAAAATATCCTCGCCACCCCCGCGAAGCGGCCCGCGATGTTCTGGCGCTCGGGCGACTATCGCGCGGTGCGCGCGGGTGACTGGAAATTGCAGGTGACGAAGCGCCCCGAAAAGGCGCGCCTCTACAACCTCGCCGCCGACCCGACCGAGCGCCACGATCTCGCCGCGAGCGACCCGCAGCGCGTCGCCGCGCTCCGCGCGCTGATCGAGGCGCAGAACAAGGGCATGGCGAAACCGATCTGGCCGGGCCTCGTCGAAGGGCCGATACGCATCGACGTGCCGCTCGACGCGCCGTGGAAGGACGGACAGGATTATATCTACTGGACCAATTGA
- a CDS encoding TetR/AcrR family transcriptional regulator, with product MATGLEKSSAQEVAPPRVDGRRERGRSSHRRIVEAMMELIVQGDLSPSAARVAEEAGIGLRTVFRHFDDMDALYAEITATITEEVMPVVMAPYPDQPWRDNVRELVRRRVGLFETTLPFRLAANIKRYQSPFLMGQYSRVVMLERELILRLLPAAVRADRIGVEALVAALSFHSWRTLRHDQSLSAEEAGTVMGRMVEAQMAAITAD from the coding sequence ATGGCGACAGGGTTGGAAAAATCGAGCGCACAAGAGGTCGCACCGCCACGGGTGGACGGCCGCCGCGAACGCGGGCGGTCGAGCCACCGGCGCATCGTCGAGGCGATGATGGAGCTGATCGTCCAGGGCGACCTGTCGCCAAGCGCGGCGCGCGTCGCCGAAGAGGCGGGCATCGGGTTGCGCACCGTGTTCCGTCATTTCGACGACATGGATGCGCTTTATGCCGAGATCACCGCGACGATCACCGAAGAGGTGATGCCGGTCGTGATGGCGCCCTATCCCGACCAGCCGTGGCGCGACAATGTCCGCGAGCTGGTCCGCCGGCGCGTCGGCCTGTTCGAGACGACGTTGCCGTTCCGCCTTGCCGCCAATATCAAACGCTATCAGTCGCCATTCCTGATGGGGCAGTACAGCCGCGTCGTGATGCTGGAACGCGAATTGATCCTGCGCCTGTTGCCTGCGGCCGTGCGCGCCGACCGGATCGGCGTCGAGGCGCTCGTCGCCGCGCTGTCCTTCCACAGCTGGCGCACGCTGCGCCACGACCAGAGCCTTTCGGCCGAGGAAGCGGGCACGGTGATGGGGCGGATGGTCGAAGCGCAGATGGCGGCGATCACCGCCGACTGA
- a CDS encoding arylsulfatase has protein sequence MPGRLGGSRRAAIIAIGALLGACPVQAQPAKPAPSRPNIVILLADDWGFSDVGSFGAEFATPHIDALARAGMRFSNFHVAGSCSPSRAMLQTGVMNHRNGLGNMPETIPDEHRGKPGYDTVMNHRVVTIGELLQAAGYRTYLTGKWHLGSDAARLPHARGYDRAFSLADAGADNFEQRPIEGLYDKANWTENGKPATLPKDYYSSRFVVQRMIDYIGEGRASGKPFLASINFLANHIPVQAPDSDIARYSAMYRDGWTALREARAKRAAALGIVPAGAAMVTMPTTPDWRKLDADERAAAVRVMQAYAGMATAMDREVGRLVAHLKAAGDYDNTIFVFLSDNGAEPTNPFASLRNRLFLDLQYDLATANIGRRGSFSAIGPGWASAAASPLSGYKFSAAEGGLRVPLIIAWPGHADIRAGGITDGLAHVTDILPTLTELAGVAGHGGSWRGRAVEPVTGRSLVPMLKGGAGSVHGDAPLGYELSGNAALFRGDYKLVRNLAPTGDGQWRLFNLKVDPGETRDLAAAEPDRYKRMLADYRTYAKANGVLDMPAGYTADEQINRYAFEQQGKPRLIRFGLWVGAFVLLVSGLIWGLRRRRRAKSGWALSRR, from the coding sequence ATGCCGGGTCGCTTAGGCGGGTCCCGGCGTGCTGCCATCATCGCAATCGGCGCCCTGCTAGGCGCTTGTCCCGTTCAGGCGCAGCCTGCCAAGCCCGCGCCGAGCCGCCCCAACATCGTCATCCTGCTCGCCGACGACTGGGGTTTTTCCGACGTCGGCTCCTTTGGCGCCGAATTCGCGACCCCCCATATCGACGCGCTCGCCCGTGCCGGGATGCGCTTTTCGAACTTCCATGTCGCAGGGTCCTGCTCGCCGTCGCGCGCGATGCTGCAGACAGGGGTGATGAACCACCGCAACGGCCTCGGCAACATGCCCGAGACGATCCCCGACGAGCATCGCGGAAAGCCCGGTTACGACACGGTGATGAACCACCGCGTCGTGACGATCGGTGAGCTTTTGCAGGCGGCGGGCTATCGCACCTATCTGACCGGCAAGTGGCACCTCGGCAGCGACGCCGCGCGGTTGCCGCACGCCCGCGGCTACGACCGCGCCTTCAGCCTCGCCGATGCGGGCGCCGACAATTTCGAACAGCGCCCGATCGAGGGCCTGTACGACAAGGCGAACTGGACCGAGAATGGCAAGCCGGCGACCTTGCCCAAAGATTATTATTCGTCGCGCTTCGTCGTGCAGCGGATGATCGACTATATCGGGGAGGGGCGCGCCAGCGGCAAACCCTTCCTCGCTTCGATCAACTTCCTCGCCAACCATATCCCGGTGCAGGCTCCCGACAGCGACATCGCGCGCTATTCGGCGATGTATCGCGATGGCTGGACGGCGCTCCGCGAAGCGCGGGCGAAGCGCGCCGCGGCACTCGGCATCGTGCCCGCGGGCGCGGCGATGGTGACGATGCCGACGACCCCGGACTGGCGCAAACTCGACGCCGACGAACGCGCCGCGGCGGTGCGCGTGATGCAGGCTTATGCCGGCATGGCGACCGCGATGGATCGCGAGGTCGGCCGCCTCGTCGCGCATCTGAAGGCGGCCGGCGATTACGACAACACGATCTTCGTCTTCCTGTCGGACAATGGCGCCGAACCGACCAACCCGTTCGCCAGCCTGCGCAACCGGCTGTTCCTCGACCTGCAATATGACCTCGCGACCGCTAATATCGGCCGGCGCGGCAGCTTTTCCGCCATCGGGCCGGGCTGGGCGAGCGCGGCGGCGTCGCCGCTTTCGGGCTACAAGTTCAGCGCGGCCGAGGGCGGCCTGCGCGTCCCGCTGATCATCGCATGGCCCGGCCACGCCGATATCCGCGCGGGCGGGATCACCGACGGCCTCGCGCATGTCACCGACATCTTGCCGACGCTGACCGAGCTTGCCGGGGTGGCGGGCCATGGCGGAAGCTGGCGCGGCAGGGCGGTCGAGCCTGTTACGGGGCGCAGCCTTGTCCCGATGCTGAAGGGCGGCGCGGGAAGCGTCCATGGCGACGCGCCGCTCGGCTATGAACTGTCGGGCAATGCGGCACTGTTCCGCGGCGATTACAAGCTGGTGCGCAACCTCGCGCCGACCGGCGACGGCCAGTGGCGGCTGTTCAACCTGAAGGTCGATCCCGGCGAGACGCGCGACCTCGCCGCCGCCGAACCCGACCGCTACAAGCGGATGCTGGCCGATTACCGCACCTATGCAAAGGCGAACGGCGTGCTCGACATGCCCGCCGGCTACACCGCCGACGAACAGATCAACCGCTATGCCTTCGAACAACAGGGCAAGCCGCGGCTGATCCGCTTCGGCCTGTGGGTCGGCGCGTTCGTCTTGCTGGTATCGGGTCTGATCTGGGGACTTCGCCGCCGGCGCCGCGCGAAAAGCGGCTGGGCGCTCAGTCGGCGGTGA
- a CDS encoding enoyl-CoA hydratase/isomerase family protein, with translation MTALLIERRGAVEIATLNRPERLNALSEGLVDELNAYFGALADRSEVRVVILRGAGRGFCAGLDIQEDRSSDETPVLRTLRTQTRIGNIYRKMRACPQPIIALGHGAACGGGLSLLLASDVRYAAPSFRANAAYIRIGLGGCDMASSYFLPRLVGASLASEMILTGRFIDAQRALRAGLVSEIVEEAALLDRGLALADEMLATSPYGLRLSKQALDLNIDAPSLEAAMAIEDRQQVILSATEDHREALAAFLEKRAPDYRER, from the coding sequence GTGACTGCGTTGCTGATCGAACGCCGCGGCGCGGTCGAGATCGCGACGCTCAACCGGCCCGAACGCCTCAATGCGCTGAGCGAGGGGCTGGTCGACGAACTCAATGCCTATTTCGGCGCGCTCGCCGACCGCTCCGAGGTCCGCGTCGTGATCCTGCGCGGCGCGGGGCGCGGCTTCTGCGCCGGGCTCGACATCCAGGAAGACCGCTCGAGCGACGAAACGCCCGTGCTTCGCACGCTGCGCACCCAGACACGCATCGGCAATATCTATCGCAAGATGCGCGCCTGCCCGCAGCCGATCATCGCGCTCGGTCACGGCGCGGCGTGTGGCGGCGGGCTGTCGCTGCTGCTCGCCTCCGACGTGCGTTATGCCGCGCCTTCGTTCAGGGCGAACGCCGCCTATATCCGCATCGGCCTTGGCGGCTGCGATATGGCGTCGAGCTATTTCCTGCCGCGCCTCGTCGGCGCCAGCCTCGCGTCCGAAATGATCCTGACCGGCCGTTTCATCGACGCCCAGCGGGCGCTGCGCGCGGGCCTTGTCAGCGAGATCGTCGAGGAAGCGGCGCTGCTGGACCGCGGTCTCGCGCTTGCCGACGAGATGCTCGCGACCTCGCCTTATGGTCTCCGTCTTTCGAAACAGGCGCTGGATCTCAATATCGACGCGCCCAGTCTCGAGGCGGCGATGGCGATCGAGGACCGCCAGCAGGTCATCCTCTCGGCGACCGAGGACCATCGCGAAGCGCTCGCCGCCTTCCTCGAAAAGCGCGCGCCCGACTATCGCGAGCGTTAA
- a CDS encoding SDR family NAD(P)-dependent oxidoreductase produces the protein MAEQPKFDLTGRVALVTGASSGLGAGFAKALAAAGAKVVLAARRADKLAEQVAAIEAAGGQAIAVSMDVTDETSTIAAYDAAEAAFGTVDTIVANAGVATEKMAMGLSVEEIDFLFAANVRGVFLTATEGAKRLDKAGSREKQHGRIVLIGSITAEKVFPATSVYGATKAAVRHLGKALAREWARRGISVNVIQPGYFESEMTAELFESDVGAAMVKSFPRQRMRPPTDLHAPLLLLCSDAALGITGSVITIDDGQTL, from the coding sequence ATGGCGGAGCAACCCAAATTCGATCTGACGGGGCGCGTCGCGCTCGTCACCGGGGCATCGTCGGGCCTCGGTGCGGGCTTCGCCAAGGCGCTCGCCGCTGCGGGGGCGAAGGTGGTGCTCGCAGCGCGCCGCGCCGACAAGCTTGCCGAACAGGTCGCGGCGATCGAGGCGGCGGGCGGGCAGGCGATCGCGGTCAGCATGGACGTCACCGACGAGACATCGACCATCGCCGCCTATGACGCTGCCGAGGCGGCCTTCGGCACCGTCGACACGATCGTCGCCAACGCCGGCGTCGCGACCGAGAAGATGGCGATGGGCCTGTCGGTCGAAGAGATCGACTTCCTCTTCGCCGCCAATGTCCGCGGCGTCTTCCTGACCGCGACCGAGGGGGCCAAGCGCCTCGACAAGGCGGGCAGCCGCGAGAAGCAACATGGCCGCATTGTCCTGATCGGATCGATCACCGCCGAGAAGGTTTTTCCCGCGACCTCGGTCTATGGCGCGACGAAGGCGGCGGTGCGCCACCTCGGCAAGGCGCTGGCGCGCGAATGGGCGCGGCGCGGGATCAGCGTCAATGTGATCCAGCCCGGCTATTTCGAATCCGAAATGACCGCCGAATTGTTCGAGAGCGACGTCGGCGCGGCGATGGTCAAGAGCTTCCCGCGCCAGCGGATGCGCCCGCCGACCGACCTCCACGCGCCGCTTCTGCTGCTCTGTTCCGACGCGGCGCTCGGTATCACGGGCAGCGTGATCACCATCGACGACGGTCAGACATTGTGA
- a CDS encoding monovalent cation:proton antiporter-2 (CPA2) family protein: MAAETAHAAEAAAHGFDLLPIVILLAAAVVAVPLFKRLGLGSVLGYLAAGLTIGPFGLALFSDAQTILHVAELGVVMFLFIIGLEMQPSRLWAMRGEIFGLGAAQVGGAIALLICVGLALGYPVAASFVAGTGFVLTSTAIVMQMLDERRAMGQPKGRRIIAILLLEDLAIVPLLALTAFLAPGGEAVSMTDRLIAVAIGLGAIGGLILAGRYLLDPMFRLLGRAKAREVMTAAALLVVLGAALAMQTAGLSMAMGAFLAGVLLSESSFRHQLEADIEPFRGVLLGLFFLGVGMALDLDIVAANLGLIAISVTAYMTLKMIMIYAVARLFRSSNAEAVERAVLMAQGGEFAFVLYAAAAAVGIIDATSNAILTAIIIVSMVLTPIMVILHDRFMPRAEDKADDLDVADNLDASVLMIGFGRFGQIVSQPLFANGCTISLIDTDTIAIRESMAFGFKIYYGDGTRLDILHAAGARDARMIIVATDDRETTLKIVELVKAEFPHTPLLARAFDREHAIELVNAHADYQVRETFESALVMAEEALRRLEVDEQAIGDIMDETRRRDQERFDIDICNGVYASRHLIQGNVPVEDRDRYIVKPSDGR, encoded by the coding sequence ATGGCCGCCGAAACAGCACATGCCGCCGAAGCCGCCGCGCACGGGTTCGACCTGTTGCCGATCGTCATCCTGCTCGCCGCCGCCGTCGTCGCGGTGCCCTTGTTCAAACGGCTCGGGCTCGGCTCGGTGCTCGGCTATCTCGCCGCAGGGCTCACGATCGGCCCCTTCGGCTTGGCGCTTTTCTCGGACGCGCAGACGATCCTCCACGTCGCCGAACTCGGCGTCGTCATGTTCCTCTTCATCATCGGGCTGGAGATGCAGCCGTCGCGCCTGTGGGCGATGCGCGGCGAGATTTTCGGGCTCGGCGCAGCGCAGGTCGGCGGCGCGATCGCGCTGCTGATCTGCGTCGGCCTCGCGCTCGGCTATCCGGTCGCGGCAAGCTTCGTCGCGGGCACCGGGTTCGTGCTGACCTCGACCGCGATCGTCATGCAGATGCTCGACGAACGGCGCGCGATGGGCCAACCCAAGGGGCGGCGGATCATCGCGATCCTGCTGCTCGAGGATCTGGCGATCGTGCCCTTGCTCGCGCTCACCGCTTTCCTCGCGCCGGGCGGCGAAGCCGTCTCGATGACCGACCGGCTGATCGCCGTCGCGATCGGTCTCGGCGCGATCGGCGGGCTGATCCTCGCGGGCCGCTACCTGCTCGACCCGATGTTCCGCCTGCTCGGGCGCGCAAAGGCGCGCGAGGTGATGACCGCGGCGGCGCTGCTCGTGGTCCTCGGCGCCGCGCTCGCGATGCAGACGGCGGGGCTGTCGATGGCGATGGGCGCCTTCCTCGCCGGGGTGCTCCTCTCCGAATCCTCGTTCCGCCACCAGCTCGAGGCCGACATCGAACCGTTCCGCGGCGTGCTGCTCGGCCTCTTCTTCCTCGGCGTCGGCATGGCGCTCGACCTCGATATCGTCGCCGCCAATCTGGGCCTGATCGCAATCTCGGTCACCGCTTACATGACGCTCAAGATGATTATGATCTATGCGGTCGCTCGGCTGTTCAGGAGCAGCAATGCCGAGGCGGTCGAGCGCGCGGTGCTGATGGCGCAGGGGGGCGAATTCGCTTTCGTCCTTTATGCCGCGGCGGCAGCCGTCGGGATCATCGATGCGACAAGCAACGCGATCCTCACCGCGATCATTATCGTGTCGATGGTGCTGACACCGATCATGGTGATCCTGCACGACCGCTTCATGCCGCGCGCCGAGGATAAAGCCGACGATCTCGACGTCGCCGACAATCTCGACGCCAGCGTGTTGATGATCGGCTTCGGCCGCTTCGGCCAGATCGTCAGCCAGCCCCTCTTCGCCAACGGCTGCACCATTTCGCTGATCGATACCGACACGATCGCGATCCGCGAATCGATGGCCTTCGGCTTCAAGATTTATTATGGCGACGGGACGCGGCTCGACATCCTCCATGCGGCGGGAGCGCGGGACGCCAGGATGATCATCGTCGCCACCGACGACCGCGAAACGACGCTCAAGATCGTCGAACTGGTGAAGGCGGAATTCCCGCACACCCCGCTGCTCGCCCGCGCCTTCGACCGCGAACATGCGATCGAGCTGGTGAATGCCCACGCCGACTATCAGGTGCGCGAGACGTTCGAATCGGCGCTGGTGATGGCGGAGGAAGCGTTGCGGCGGCTCGAGGTCGATGAGCAGGCGATCGGCGACATCATGGACGAAACGCGGCGGCGCGATCAGGAACGGTTCGACATCGATATCTGCAACGGCGTCTACGCCAGTCGCCACCTGATCCAGGGCAATGTGCCGGTCGAAGACCGCGACCGATATATCGTCAAACCCAGCGACGGACGCTGA